From a single Equus asinus isolate D_3611 breed Donkey chromosome 2, EquAss-T2T_v2, whole genome shotgun sequence genomic region:
- the LOC106835209 gene encoding olfactory receptor 4F6-like, translated as MAGRNHSVVSEIVLVGLTSSLEMQLALFLVFSVFYVAGILGNLLIVLTVISDPHLHSPLYFLLANLSFIDMLVSSNTAPKMISDLFKERKVISFQGCIVQTFFIHIMGGTEMVLLIAMALDRYVAICRPLHYLTLMNFRTCILLLVASWTIGIIHSLIQLVFVVNLPFCGPNEVDSFYCDLPRLIRLACTDTYSLGLMVTANSGFISLGTFCILIISYIFILVIVWQRSSDGLSKALSTLSAHITVVVLFFGPCIFVYSWPFPTVPVDKFLAIFDVIITPFLNPTIYTFRNKEMQVAMRRIFSQVLSFKKLF; from the coding sequence ATGGCGGGAAGAAATCATTCGGTGGTGTCTGAGATTGTGTTGGTGGGACTCACCAGTTCCTTGGAGATGCAACTAGCCCTCTTCCTAGTTTTCTCTGTGTTCTATGTAGCAGGTATTTTGGGAAACCTCCTCATTGTGCTCACAGTGATCTCTGACCCTCACTTGCACTCCCCCCTGTACTTCCTGCTGGCCAACCTCTCCTTTATTGACATGTTGGTTTCCTCCAATACAGCTCCCAAGATGATTTCTGATCTTTTCAAGGAGAGAAAAGTAATCTCCTTCCAAGGCTGCATTGTTCAGACGTTCTTCATTCATATTATGGGAGGAACTGAGATGGTTCTGCTCATTGCCATGGCCCTTGACCGTTATGTTGCTATATGTAGACCTCTCCACTACCTGACACTCATGAACTTCAGAACTTGTATTTTACTCTTGGTGGCTTCCTGGACCATTGGAATCATCCACTCTTTGATCCAACTTGTGTTTGTCGTAAACTTACCATTCTGTGGCCCCAATGAAGTGGACAGCTTTTACTGTGATCTTCCTCGACTTATTAGGCTTGCCTGCACAGACACTTACAGCTTGGGTCTCATGGTCACTGCCAATAGTGGTTTCATCTCCCTGGGAACTTTCTGCATTCTGATCATCTCCTATATCTTCATCTTGGTCATTGTTTGGCAACGTTCTTCAGATGGTTTGTCCAAGGCCCTCTCTACACTGTCAGCTCACATCACTGTGGTGGTCTTGTTTTTTGGCCCATGTATTTTTGTGTATTCCTGGCCATTTCCCACAGTGCCAGTGGATAAATTCCTTGCCATTTTTGATGTAATTATCACCCCATTTCTGAACCCCACCATCTACACTTTTAGGAACAAAGAGATGCAGGTGGCAATGAGGAGAATATTCAGTCAGGTGTTGAGTTTCAAGAAGTTGTTTTAA